Proteins co-encoded in one Mycobacterium mantenii genomic window:
- a CDS encoding alpha/beta hydrolase: protein MANRLPDNAFTSPQALDPGLRKVARFVPRGYALHHGLKFQRAVMNLMGNAGRIRTVPVAAVNAHVAVRLHRPPGLPERAPALLWVHGGGTIMGHAAQDDKFLRKLSRRTGFAIAAVEHRLAPEHPYPTPVEDCYAALLWLARQPWVDPDRVAVGGASAGGNFAAAVAQRAHDRNDVQIAFQMLVYPMLDDRTGAERNGPRRIMWTESDNQLAWQWYLNGADPEEAAPARRTDLSGLPPAWIGVGTLDLFYQESQEYAQRLRDAGVPVQEEIVPGAFHAFDQIADKAPISTRFFESQCEYLRGALAPSG from the coding sequence ATGGCAAACAGGCTCCCCGACAACGCCTTCACGTCCCCGCAGGCGTTGGATCCCGGCCTCCGCAAGGTGGCGCGATTCGTTCCTCGCGGATACGCGTTGCACCACGGTCTGAAGTTTCAGCGCGCAGTGATGAATCTTATGGGCAATGCCGGACGCATCCGCACCGTGCCCGTCGCCGCCGTCAACGCGCACGTCGCGGTCCGGCTGCATCGTCCGCCCGGGCTTCCCGAGCGCGCACCCGCACTGCTGTGGGTCCATGGCGGCGGAACCATCATGGGCCACGCGGCCCAGGACGATAAGTTCCTGCGGAAGCTGTCGCGCCGCACCGGGTTTGCGATTGCCGCGGTGGAACACCGGTTGGCACCCGAGCACCCCTACCCGACACCGGTCGAGGATTGTTACGCAGCCCTGCTGTGGCTGGCCCGCCAGCCGTGGGTTGATCCGGATCGGGTCGCCGTCGGCGGGGCCAGTGCGGGTGGAAATTTCGCGGCCGCGGTGGCCCAGCGGGCCCACGACCGCAACGACGTCCAGATCGCGTTCCAGATGCTCGTCTACCCGATGCTCGACGATCGCACCGGCGCCGAGCGCAACGGCCCGAGGCGCATCATGTGGACGGAGTCCGACAATCAACTGGCCTGGCAGTGGTACCTCAACGGCGCCGATCCCGAAGAGGCGGCGCCGGCACGCCGAACGGATTTGTCCGGCCTGCCGCCCGCCTGGATCGGGGTCGGCACGCTCGACCTCTTCTATCAGGAGAGCCAGGAATACGCACAACGCTTGCGCGACGCCGGTGTCCCGGTCCAGGAGGAGATCGTTCCGGGCGCGTTCCATGCGTTCGATCAGATCGCGGACAAGGCGCCGATCTCGACGAGGTTCTTCGAAAGCCAATGCGAGTATTTGCGCGGCGCGCTTGCGCCCAGTGGATGA
- a CDS encoding enoyl-CoA hydratase-related protein, whose amino-acid sequence MTVTLDYADKIAIVHLGEDENRFSPTFLDDIDDALDQAVSAGAQGLITTAAGKFYSNGLDLDWLSANTDRAQWYIGRVHRLLARMLTLPLPTAAAVVGHAFGAGAMLAIAHDFRVMRADRGYFCFPEVDIRIPFNPGMAALIQAKLTPRAAVASMTTGRRFSGPDAEHFGIVDATCAEGAVNDTALDVLRPLRGKDPGTLAAIKETMFDHAVRTLNDDDNGAQ is encoded by the coding sequence ATGACAGTGACATTGGACTACGCAGACAAAATCGCCATCGTTCATCTGGGTGAAGACGAGAACCGATTCTCTCCAACATTTCTGGATGACATCGATGATGCACTAGATCAAGCCGTCTCAGCCGGCGCCCAGGGACTGATCACAACCGCCGCCGGAAAGTTCTACTCCAACGGACTGGACCTGGACTGGCTCAGCGCCAATACCGACCGGGCGCAGTGGTACATCGGCCGGGTGCACCGGCTGCTGGCGCGCATGCTGACCCTACCCCTGCCCACCGCGGCCGCAGTGGTGGGTCACGCGTTCGGGGCCGGAGCGATGCTGGCCATCGCGCATGACTTTCGCGTGATGCGCGCCGACCGTGGGTATTTCTGTTTTCCCGAAGTAGACATCCGCATACCGTTCAACCCCGGCATGGCCGCGCTCATCCAAGCCAAACTCACCCCTCGCGCGGCGGTCGCCTCGATGACCACCGGCCGACGCTTCAGCGGTCCCGATGCAGAGCACTTCGGCATCGTCGACGCGACCTGTGCCGAGGGTGCGGTCAACGACACCGCCCTCGACGTGCTGCGCCCACTGCGGGGCAAAGATCCGGGCACGCTGGCTGCGATAAAAGAGACCATGTTCGATCACGCGGTGCGCACACTCAACGACGACGACAATGGGGCGCAATAA
- a CDS encoding TetR family transcriptional regulator, which yields MANPVGLRERRRRQTSADIRDAAVRLTLKRGFDKVTVDEICAEAGIATRTFFNYFPNKESAIAYGPSDIPPELVEDFVAAGPAPYSVVLAELITLAAHHLRDVPPRREHAAHMLELAKTSPAVLAAFLADLERFQNQLTDIIVRRQAMEPDDEMAALISALALTAVRSGIEKWARGEATETADTPMPYVERAAALVNSIFTK from the coding sequence ATGGCCAATCCCGTAGGGCTCCGCGAGCGCCGTCGCCGCCAGACGAGCGCCGACATCCGCGACGCTGCGGTGCGCCTCACGCTGAAACGCGGATTCGACAAGGTCACCGTCGACGAGATCTGCGCCGAAGCCGGAATCGCCACGCGCACGTTCTTCAACTACTTCCCGAACAAAGAATCCGCCATCGCCTACGGCCCCTCGGACATCCCCCCGGAGCTGGTGGAGGACTTTGTCGCCGCAGGTCCGGCCCCCTATTCGGTAGTGCTGGCGGAGCTGATCACGTTGGCCGCCCACCACCTGCGCGACGTGCCGCCCCGACGCGAACACGCGGCGCACATGCTGGAGCTCGCAAAAACTTCTCCCGCCGTGTTGGCGGCGTTCCTCGCCGACTTGGAAAGGTTCCAAAACCAGTTGACCGACATCATCGTGCGCCGCCAGGCGATGGAGCCGGACGATGAGATGGCGGCGCTGATCTCTGCGCTGGCGCTGACGGCGGTACGTTCCGGCATTGAGAAGTGGGCCCGCGGCGAAGCAACTGAAACCGCCGACACGCCGATGCCCTATGTTGAGCGGGCTGCCGCGCTGGTGAACAGCATCTTCACAAAGTGA
- a CDS encoding TetR/AcrR family transcriptional regulator, which translates to MPRPRMHDPDVVLDAVEDLVARSGPTAVTIRAIGAAVGVSNGAVYHTFTSRGGLMGQAWLRAGKRFLSVQTSLVDEVVARGDQGGPIEAVVAAADAAVVFTEQYPGSSTLVLRVPRKQVLADDVPDDVADELRRLDKHLVALMVRLAIAMWDRKDAAAVDAITCCVVDLPTALLLRQDRLEGATARAQLHAAVRAVLAVGPPPPRQQRG; encoded by the coding sequence ATGCCCCGCCCGCGTATGCACGATCCCGACGTCGTCCTCGACGCCGTCGAGGACCTGGTCGCGCGGTCCGGCCCAACCGCGGTGACCATCCGAGCGATCGGTGCGGCGGTGGGTGTGTCCAACGGCGCTGTGTACCACACGTTTACATCACGGGGCGGGCTGATGGGCCAGGCCTGGCTGCGGGCGGGTAAACGATTCTTGTCGGTGCAGACTTCGCTGGTCGACGAAGTGGTGGCCAGGGGTGACCAGGGCGGCCCCATCGAGGCCGTGGTGGCCGCTGCCGATGCGGCGGTGGTGTTCACCGAGCAGTACCCCGGCTCATCGACGTTGGTGTTGCGGGTGCCCCGCAAGCAAGTGCTCGCCGACGATGTGCCCGACGACGTTGCCGACGAGCTGCGACGCCTCGACAAGCATCTCGTCGCGTTGATGGTGCGGCTTGCCATCGCGATGTGGGACCGCAAGGACGCGGCAGCGGTAGATGCGATAACCTGCTGCGTCGTCGACCTGCCGACCGCGCTGCTGCTGCGCCAGGACCGGCTCGAAGGTGCCACCGCACGCGCGCAGCTGCACGCGGCCGTGCGCGCGGTGCTGGCGGTAGGTCCCCCTCCGCCGCGGCAGCAACGCGGATGA
- a CDS encoding MmpS family transport accessory protein, with the protein MQISRLVRNAWLPLLIVAVLVVGGFAVVRVKSFFGAHDTGIMTSPRLDDSKPFKPKVVKYEVFGSADQANVNYLDLSADPRRVDGAPLPWTLVLSTTAPSVFPNLSAQSDGSSLGCRITIDDEVKAENITHGVHALTFCLVKSA; encoded by the coding sequence GTGCAGATATCGAGACTCGTGCGCAACGCCTGGCTGCCGCTGTTGATCGTGGCGGTCCTGGTGGTCGGCGGCTTTGCGGTCGTCCGGGTCAAATCCTTCTTCGGCGCCCACGACACCGGCATCATGACCAGCCCGCGGCTCGATGATTCGAAGCCGTTCAAGCCCAAGGTCGTCAAATACGAAGTCTTTGGCTCGGCCGACCAGGCGAACGTGAACTACTTGGACCTGTCCGCCGATCCGCGGCGGGTCGACGGCGCGCCGCTGCCGTGGACGCTGGTCCTCAGCACCACCGCCCCCTCGGTCTTCCCGAACCTTTCGGCCCAGAGCGACGGCAGTTCCCTCGGTTGCCGCATCACCATCGATGACGAAGTCAAGGCCGAGAACATCACCCACGGCGTGCACGCCCTGACCTTCTGCTTGGTGAAATCCGCATGA